The Patescibacteria group bacterium genome window below encodes:
- the gpmI gene encoding 2,3-bisphosphoglycerate-independent phosphoglycerate mutase, which translates to MRPKPVMLAILDGWGIAPEGKGNAVAGAETPNIDKLIATYPAMTLRASGEEVGLSWGEMGTSEVGHLNIGTGRIFYQTLPRINKAISDCSFFRNKVLRDAAAHVKKNKSSLHLMGLVSNGRVHTTIEHLYALLKFAKEQKIKNVFIHCFLDGRDTIYNSGLDFIEKLQGKIKECGVGKIATISGRFYAMDRDNRWDRTEKAYRAIAEGKSEEYFSDPLEAIKKSYAKKVYDEEFVPVVILERKKPVATISENDAMIFFNYRADRARQMTKTFVIPDFDKFGRDNFPPKLFFATMTEYEAGLPVEVIFPPEEIKVCLAKVLSEAGLKQLHIAETEKYAHVTFFFNGMKEEEFPGEDRIIVPSPHVASYAEKPEMSAKIITEKLVKEIMSRKYDFIVVNFANADMVGHTGNYKATVEAVETVDKCIGQLADIILPMGGVLALTADHGNAEEIVNLQTEEMDKEHSTNPVPFILAGRELKDRVGAACPPGTDLSLMSPVGVLADIAPTILKIMNIDQPEEMTGTTLI; encoded by the coding sequence ATGCGTCCAAAACCAGTAATGCTTGCTATTTTAGACGGGTGGGGGATTGCCCCGGAAGGAAAGGGTAATGCCGTTGCCGGAGCAGAAACGCCAAATATTGATAAATTAATCGCCACGTATCCCGCGATGACGCTTCGGGCATCAGGAGAAGAAGTTGGCCTTTCTTGGGGAGAGATGGGAACTTCGGAAGTTGGACATTTAAATATCGGGACTGGGAGAATTTTTTATCAGACACTTCCCCGAATCAATAAGGCAATTAGCGATTGTTCTTTTTTCCGCAATAAGGTTTTGCGTGACGCCGCCGCTCATGTTAAAAAAAATAAATCGAGTCTTCACTTGATGGGTCTCGTGAGCAATGGTCGTGTCCATACGACAATTGAACACCTTTACGCATTACTAAAATTTGCCAAAGAACAAAAAATAAAAAATGTTTTTATCCATTGTTTTTTGGATGGGCGGGATACAATTTACAATAGCGGGTTGGATTTTATTGAAAAATTGCAGGGAAAAATAAAAGAGTGCGGCGTGGGAAAAATTGCTACAATTTCTGGACGTTTTTATGCGATGGATCGCGATAATCGTTGGGATAGGACGGAAAAAGCTTACCGCGCTATTGCCGAGGGAAAAAGCGAGGAATATTTTTCTGATCCATTAGAAGCAATAAAAAAATCATACGCGAAAAAAGTTTATGATGAAGAGTTTGTTCCAGTCGTAATTTTGGAGAGAAAAAAACCCGTAGCCACGATTTCGGAAAATGACGCAATGATTTTTTTCAATTATCGTGCCGACCGCGCAAGGCAGATGACTAAAACTTTTGTCATTCCCGATTTTGATAAATTTGGAAGAGATAATTTCCCCCCGAAATTATTTTTTGCCACGATGACGGAATACGAAGCCGGCTTGCCGGTTGAAGTAATTTTTCCGCCGGAAGAAATAAAAGTATGTTTGGCAAAAGTGTTAAGCGAGGCCGGATTAAAACAACTCCACATTGCCGAAACGGAAAAATACGCCCACGTGACGTTCTTTTTTAATGGTATGAAGGAAGAGGAGTTTCCCGGGGAAGACCGGATAATTGTCCCTTCGCCGCACGTCGCTTCTTATGCCGAGAAGCCGGAAATGTCCGCCAAAATTATTACCGAAAAATTAGTCAAAGAGATAATGTCGCGAAAATATGATTTTATTGTAGTGAATTTCGCGAATGCCGATATGGTCGGACATACGGGAAATTATAAAGCAACGGTGGAGGCCGTGGAGACAGTGGATAAATGTATCGGTCAGCTGGCAGATATCATTCTGCCCATGGGTGGGGTACTCGCGCTTACCGCGGATCACGGCAACGCGGAAGAAATTGTTAATTTGCAAACCGAAGAAATGGATAAAGAGCATAGCACAAACCCCGTGCCATTTATTCTGGCCGGGCGAGAATTGAAAGATCGGGTCGGCGCGGCTTGTCCTCCGGGGACAGATCTTAGTTTAATGTCTCCGGTCGGAGTTTTAGCCGATATTGCCCCAACAATTTTGAAAATAATGAACATTGATCAACCAGAGGAGATGACTGGCACAACGTTAATTTAA
- the gpmI gene encoding 2,3-bisphosphoglycerate-independent phosphoglycerate mutase, with product MAKNNKKPIVLVILDGWGIAPPGPGNAVTLAKTPTMSALWKEFPHTLLLAHGKNVGLPHNQEGNSEAGHMNLSAGWVVKQDAVYINESIKDGTFFKNTAFLEAIKYAEKYQSKVHVMGLLSNGESAHSSPGHLYAVLDLLSRHEIKKVFLHLFTDGRDSSRFAAIRLLPKLKTHFHNGEKIASIMGRFYAMDRIKRWPRIEAAYNAMVAGEGATAESAEAAISSAYNRGETDEFIIPTVITNDHKPVATIGDNDVIIFFNLRSDRAREITKTFVQKDFTGKNPGSFKRKKIPKNIIFAAMTDFGPDLPYLLTAYPSRNILSALPAVLRDKKQIYIAEAEKYAHVTYFFNGGNADALYGEERIRIPSLATPHYEDRPEMNAEKVVTEVRRHIDSGQYDFIVVNFCNPDMIGHTGNLFAGIRAVQTVDKCVGKIIRGVWRKEGTTIVTADHGNVEEMVNLKSGEVDTEHSVNPVPFIVVGPSFKNLRRKVLPKGVLANVAPTVLDIMDVTTPREMTKKSLLL from the coding sequence ATGGCTAAAAATAATAAAAAGCCAATCGTTTTAGTTATTCTCGATGGTTGGGGAATCGCGCCGCCAGGCCCTGGCAATGCCGTGACGTTGGCCAAGACGCCGACCATGTCAGCGCTTTGGAAAGAATTTCCCCACACCCTTCTTTTGGCGCACGGAAAAAATGTTGGATTGCCTCACAATCAGGAGGGAAACTCGGAGGCGGGCCATATGAACTTGTCTGCCGGTTGGGTTGTTAAGCAAGATGCGGTTTATATTAATGAAAGTATTAAAGATGGGACATTCTTTAAAAATACCGCTTTCCTTGAAGCCATAAAATATGCAGAAAAGTATCAGAGTAAAGTTCACGTAATGGGCTTATTATCAAATGGCGAGAGCGCTCATTCTTCCCCAGGTCATCTTTACGCTGTGTTAGATTTATTGAGTCGGCACGAAATAAAAAAAGTTTTCTTGCATCTTTTTACCGATGGCCGCGATTCTTCGCGTTTCGCCGCGATCAGATTGTTGCCAAAATTAAAAACGCATTTTCATAATGGCGAAAAGATCGCATCAATTATGGGGCGTTTTTATGCCATGGATCGCATTAAGCGATGGCCGAGAATTGAAGCGGCTTACAACGCAATGGTCGCGGGCGAGGGAGCGACGGCGGAATCGGCCGAAGCGGCGATTTCTTCCGCATACAATCGCGGCGAGACAGATGAATTTATTATACCTACGGTTATTACAAATGATCATAAGCCCGTCGCGACAATAGGTGATAATGATGTGATAATTTTCTTTAATTTACGTTCAGACAGAGCGAGAGAAATCACAAAAACCTTTGTGCAAAAAGATTTTACGGGGAAAAATCCAGGTTCGTTCAAAAGAAAAAAAATTCCTAAAAATATTATTTTCGCGGCGATGACGGACTTTGGTCCGGATCTTCCTTATCTTTTGACAGCTTATCCGTCTCGTAATATTTTAAGCGCCCTACCGGCGGTTCTTCGCGATAAAAAACAAATTTACATTGCTGAAGCAGAAAAATATGCGCACGTCACGTATTTTTTTAATGGCGGTAACGCTGACGCGCTTTACGGCGAAGAACGCATCAGAATCCCGTCGCTTGCAACACCGCATTACGAAGATAGGCCGGAAATGAACGCGGAAAAAGTAGTCACAGAAGTTAGGAGGCACATTGACAGCGGACAATATGATTTTATAGTGGTGAATTTTTGTAATCCCGACATGATTGGCCACACGGGAAATTTGTTCGCTGGAATTCGGGCGGTGCAGACGGTTGATAAATGTGTTGGTAAAATTATCCGGGGTGTTTGGAGAAAAGAAGGAACAACGATTGTTACTGCTGATCACGGGAATGTTGAGGAAATGGTAAACTTAAAAAGTGGAGAAGTTGATACTGAACATTCTGTAAATCCGGTGCCTTTTATTGTGGTTGGGCCTAGTTTTAAAAATTTAAGGAGAAAGGTTTTACCAAAAGGAGTTTTGGCAAATGTCGCGCCGACCGTTCTTGATATAATGGATGTAACAACCCCGAGAGAAATGACAAAAAAAAGTCTGCTTTTATAA
- a CDS encoding SIMPL domain-containing protein produces the protein MENCCWPSWKNNKVFAVFVSLVILGFLVFLGTLVANNLKSYQYIGKPTAERDTIAISGEGKVTGIPDIATISVGLQTEKPDVKSAQKENTDKMNRLITNLKNLGVESKDIQTSYYNIYPQYDWPNGKQILRGYQVSQGVTVKIRNLTKIGDILAAAGENGANQVSGLSFNIDDPEALRQEARVKALENAKEKADALARVAGVDLGKIVSFSEYTSTPYSAYKSFDALGYGGGGEEAVAPTVESGSMDIVVNVTVSYEIK, from the coding sequence ATGGAAAATTGTTGTTGGCCATCGTGGAAAAACAACAAAGTTTTCGCGGTGTTTGTCTCGCTCGTGATACTCGGATTTTTGGTATTTTTAGGGACGCTCGTCGCGAACAATCTAAAGAGCTACCAATACATCGGTAAACCGACGGCGGAGCGAGACACAATTGCCATTTCCGGCGAAGGGAAAGTTACCGGCATCCCGGATATTGCTACGATTAGCGTGGGGCTGCAGACCGAAAAACCTGACGTGAAGAGTGCCCAAAAAGAAAATACTGATAAAATGAACAGGCTTATCACGAATTTAAAAAATTTAGGAGTGGAGAGTAAAGATATCCAAACAAGTTATTACAATATTTATCCTCAGTATGATTGGCCGAACGGAAAACAGATTTTACGAGGTTACCAAGTGAGCCAGGGCGTTACGGTAAAAATTAGAAATTTGACAAAAATTGGAGACATTTTGGCGGCAGCTGGTGAAAATGGCGCGAATCAAGTGAGCGGCTTATCTTTCAATATTGATGACCCTGAAGCTTTGCGGCAAGAAGCGAGAGTGAAGGCTTTAGAAAACGCGAAAGAAAAAGCAGACGCCTTGGCGCGCGTGGCTGGCGTGGATCTTGGAAAAATAGTATCTTTTAGCGAATACACGTCAACTCCATATTCGGCGTATAAATCATTTGACGCACTTGGTTATGGCGGAGGGGGTGAAGAAGCAGTTGCGCCTACCGTAGAAAGCGGCAGCATGGATATTGTCGTGAATGTGACTGTGAGTTACGAGATAAAATAG
- a CDS encoding phosphoglycerate kinase, producing the protein MRLKTIDQIKSLKGKRVLVRVDFNVPLKKSGTKIVVADDTRIRAALPTIKYLLGQGAKVILMSHLGDPGGKVKNNLSLKPIGVVLGKFLLMKGRVPTDWVGKKGLKKIDAMKTGEVMMLENLRFHPGEEKNDKKFAAGLASLADLYVNDAFAAAHRAHASIVGVPKFLPSYAGLLMKKEISVLSSLVGKPSKPFVALIGGAKISTKISVIENLLKKVNSLLLGGALVNNFFAAKGYGIGASVYEAKELKTAKKLLKNKKIILPVDFVVGDFKGKKARVAGVLKNKTVLCKKPYALLDIGPETIKKYSEIIRKAQTIVWNGPMGYFEISKYSHGSVALGRLIAARSKGKVFGVVGGGETIEAIEKTGMSEYIDHVSTGGGAMLEFLEGKILPGVKPLLK; encoded by the coding sequence ATGAGATTAAAAACGATTGACCAAATCAAAAGTCTAAAAGGCAAGCGGGTGCTCGTCCGAGTTGATTTTAATGTTCCGCTTAAAAAATCCGGGACAAAAATTGTTGTGGCCGATGATACGAGAATCAGGGCGGCTTTGCCAACAATAAAATATCTTTTAGGGCAAGGAGCTAAGGTAATATTGATGAGCCATTTGGGGGATCCGGGCGGGAAAGTGAAGAATAATTTAAGTTTGAAGCCGATTGGCGTTGTGCTCGGAAAATTTTTATTAATGAAAGGGAGAGTGCCTACCGACTGGGTTGGTAAAAAAGGATTGAAAAAAATTGACGCGATGAAGACCGGTGAAGTGATGATGCTAGAAAATTTGCGCTTTCATCCAGGCGAGGAAAAAAATGATAAAAAATTTGCCGCGGGACTCGCGAGTTTGGCAGATCTTTACGTAAATGACGCTTTTGCCGCGGCACATCGGGCGCACGCTTCTATTGTTGGCGTCCCAAAATTTTTGCCGAGCTATGCGGGACTTTTAATGAAGAAAGAAATCAGCGTTTTAAGTAGTCTGGTCGGGAAGCCGTCAAAACCGTTTGTCGCCTTAATTGGCGGAGCAAAAATTTCCACAAAAATTTCCGTAATAGAAAATTTATTGAAAAAAGTTAACTCGCTTCTTTTGGGCGGAGCGCTGGTTAATAATTTTTTTGCCGCAAAGGGCTATGGCATCGGCGCCTCGGTGTATGAGGCAAAAGAATTAAAAACGGCAAAAAAACTTTTGAAGAACAAAAAGATTATTTTGCCCGTAGATTTTGTAGTAGGGGATTTTAAAGGGAAGAAAGCGCGAGTGGCTGGTGTGCTGAAAAATAAAACAGTACTTTGTAAAAAACCTTATGCGCTTTTAGACATCGGTCCGGAAACTATTAAAAAATATTCTGAAATTATCAGAAAAGCGCAAACTATTGTTTGGAACGGGCCAATGGGGTATTTTGAAATTTCAAAATATAGTCATGGGTCGGTTGCGCTCGGACGGCTTATTGCGGCGCGATCTAAGGGAAAAGTTTTTGGTGTCGTGGGTGGAGGGGAAACAATTGAAGCAATAGAAAAAACCGGTATGTCCGAATATATTGATCATGTTTCCACTGGCGGGGGAGCGATGTTGGAATTCCTGGAGGGGAAAATTTTGCCCGGAGTTAAACCATTATTAAAATAA
- a CDS encoding hydrogenase/urease maturation nickel metallochaperone HypA, which yields MHDLHEADRILKLVLDHAEKNKLKKVTKIVIGLGSVIEHGSEINPENLKFNVGTLARGTKAENAEVVVKKIKADTWELEEIEGDK from the coding sequence ATGCACGACTTACATGAAGCAGATAGAATTTTAAAATTAGTTTTGGATCATGCCGAGAAAAATAAATTGAAGAAGGTGACAAAAATTGTCATTGGCCTTGGCAGCGTGATTGAACATGGTTCGGAAATAAATCCGGAGAATTTGAAATTTAACGTCGGCACGCTCGCGCGTGGGACAAAAGCGGAAAACGCAGAGGTGGTGGTAAAAAAAATAAAAGCCGACACGTGGGAACTTGAAGAAATTGAGGGGGATAAATAG
- a CDS encoding nickel-dependent hydrogenase large subunit — MKIKISHLAKIEGHASFFADMLAGDIKNAKMKVTIGARLIESIILNRNYIETPIVTSRICGICSVAHNITSIKAIENALGVKINPQIERLRKVLVLAEPIQSHAAHLFFLSLGDFFKYESDVDLIKKYPNLAQKIILIRDFGNKIKDVVGGRDMHLIVTEIGGFRRVLDDKIIRGLIDETESVLEAAIGAAKFFRALDYPKYERKTEYTGLVAPREYPFYDGIIGSTVQSSRPVKKFYKEIVEKQTSGDPTKRARHLGKSFMPGAIARLNLSHRYLNPEAKKFLTFFDKPSGKILTYNTFHNIYAQAVELVHCVEEVRKLLKEYLREKSRILMVKHTLKNSEGLAATEAPRGTLYHYYKIDKYGIVRACNIVTPTAQFLDNLENDLEKYLNEADIKDERDRRWKINMMVRAYDPCMTCATH; from the coding sequence ATGAAAATAAAAATAAGCCATCTCGCGAAAATTGAAGGTCACGCCAGTTTTTTTGCCGACATGCTCGCTGGCGACATTAAAAACGCTAAAATGAAAGTTACGATTGGCGCGCGATTGATTGAATCAATAATTTTAAATCGAAATTATATTGAGACGCCGATTGTTACTTCGCGCATTTGTGGAATATGTTCGGTGGCGCATAATATCACAAGCATTAAAGCGATTGAAAACGCTCTTGGCGTGAAAATTAATCCGCAGATTGAGCGGCTCCGAAAAGTTTTGGTCCTTGCCGAGCCGATTCAAAGCCACGCGGCGCATCTTTTCTTTTTATCGCTCGGGGATTTTTTTAAATATGAAAGCGATGTTGATTTAATAAAAAAATATCCAAACCTCGCCCAAAAAATTATTTTAATTCGAGATTTTGGGAATAAAATTAAAGATGTGGTCGGCGGCCGGGATATGCATTTGATTGTGACGGAGATCGGCGGATTTAGAAGAGTGCTTGATGATAAAATTATTAGAGGATTAATTGACGAAACCGAGTCGGTACTTGAAGCGGCGATTGGCGCGGCAAAATTTTTTCGGGCGCTTGACTATCCAAAATATGAGAGGAAAACGGAATACACTGGGCTTGTCGCGCCGCGGGAATATCCGTTTTATGATGGGATAATTGGATCAACTGTGCAATCGTCCCGTCCGGTGAAAAAATTTTATAAAGAAATTGTGGAGAAGCAAACAAGCGGTGATCCGACAAAACGCGCGCGCCATCTTGGAAAAAGTTTTATGCCTGGCGCGATTGCGCGATTGAATTTGAGCCATCGCTATTTGAATCCCGAAGCAAAAAAATTTTTAACTTTTTTTGACAAGCCATCAGGAAAAATTTTGACTTACAACACTTTCCATAATATTTACGCGCAGGCCGTGGAACTCGTCCATTGCGTTGAAGAAGTTAGAAAACTACTTAAAGAATATTTGCGTGAGAAATCAAGAATTTTAATGGTGAAACATACTTTAAAAAATTCTGAAGGTTTGGCCGCGACCGAGGCGCCGCGAGGCACGCTTTATCATTATTATAAAATTGATAAATACGGCATTGTTCGCGCTTGCAATATTGTCACGCCAACAGCGCAGTTTTTGGACAATTTGGAAAATGATTTAGAAAAATATTTGAATGAGGCAGACATTAAAGATGAACGAGACAGAAGATGGAAAATAAATATGATGGTCCGCGCTTATGATCCTTGCATGACTTGCGCGACGCATTAA
- a CDS encoding phosphoribosyltransferase — protein sequence MIFKNRVEAGQKLAETLKKFKDAQGTLILALPRGGVVVGFEVAKTLSLPMDIIVPRKIGAPGNPEFAIGAITEQGVGIFDEMVIGTYGITESYLQNEIKKEKAEAERRLKLYRGTRPPLDLKNKTVIIVDDGLATGMTMRAAIKTAKKLRAEKIIVAIPVTSPEAAELVKKEVDEIIYLEAPAFFGAVGSFYEEFGQTTDEEVIDLLKKSENF from the coding sequence ATGATATTCAAAAATCGCGTGGAAGCTGGCCAAAAATTAGCCGAAACGCTCAAAAAATTTAAAGACGCCCAAGGCACGCTTATTTTAGCGCTTCCCCGCGGCGGGGTTGTTGTCGGTTTTGAAGTAGCAAAAACCTTAAGCTTGCCGATGGATATTATTGTCCCGCGAAAAATCGGCGCCCCGGGAAATCCGGAATTTGCCATTGGCGCGATTACCGAACAGGGCGTTGGAATTTTTGACGAGATGGTAATTGGCACTTACGGAATAACCGAATCGTATTTACAAAATGAAATAAAAAAAGAAAAAGCCGAGGCGGAACGGCGGTTGAAATTATACCGCGGGACTCGTCCGCCACTAGATTTAAAAAATAAAACGGTCATTATTGTTGATGACGGATTAGCAACCGGAATGACAATGCGCGCGGCCATTAAGACGGCCAAAAAACTCAGAGCGGAAAAGATTATTGTCGCAATCCCCGTTACCTCGCCCGAAGCGGCAGAATTAGTTAAAAAAGAAGTTGATGAAATAATTTATCTTGAAGCTCCGGCATTTTTCGGCGCTGTTGGATCTTTTTACGAAGAATTCGGACAAACAACAGATGAGGAAGTAATAGATTTGTTAAAAAAATCGGAAAATTTTTAA
- a CDS encoding DUF6390 family protein yields MKKYLKRGVKYSLHPHELGLCGPQGAGKGKLYRYLTTDKVSDAQLKKILREFIALAPYLKLIAESNKIADWFDPRVFDAYWIGNNLLENVSSKDLADLVRSFANQGRMTAAAAEKIASRVHKRHRPHHSFHVFVVGSITGRVERGTIGQELCRIGWGKVKLIKGDALVIRAKTLIKLRGKYLPKIGKEKLIEIKRDPLILPRVKAGDTVSYHWGRAVEIISRETAQRLEYWTGRTLKYL; encoded by the coding sequence ATGAAAAAATATCTTAAAAGGGGAGTTAAATATTCCCTGCATCCACACGAGCTTGGTCTTTGCGGGCCGCAGGGAGCAGGGAAGGGGAAACTTTATCGATATTTGACGACAGATAAAGTCAGTGACGCACAGCTAAAAAAAATTCTTCGAGAATTTATTGCCCTAGCTCCCTATCTTAAACTTATCGCCGAGAGCAATAAAATCGCCGATTGGTTTGATCCGCGAGTATTTGATGCTTATTGGATTGGAAATAATTTATTAGAAAATGTTAGCTCTAAGGATTTAGCTGATCTTGTACGCAGTTTTGCTAATCAAGGACGAATGACTGCTGCCGCGGCCGAGAAGATTGCTTCGCGGGTTCATAAAAGGCATAGGCCGCACCATAGCTTTCACGTTTTTGTGGTTGGTAGCATTACCGGCAGGGTAGAACGCGGTACGATTGGCCAAGAACTTTGCCGTATCGGGTGGGGAAAAGTAAAGTTGATTAAGGGTGACGCGCTTGTTATACGCGCAAAAACGCTTATAAAATTACGGGGTAAATATTTACCAAAAATCGGCAAGGAAAAATTGATAGAAATAAAACGCGACCCGTTGATTCTTCCGCGAGTTAAAGCTGGGGATACGGTTTCTTACCATTGGGGTAGAGCGGTCGAAATTATTTCAAGGGAAACGGCGCAACGGCTTGAATATTGGACTGGGAGGACGTTAAAGTATTTATAA
- a CDS encoding HypC/HybG/HupF family hydrogenase formation chaperone — translation MCFGIPCKIEKISKNKATIKNGGKVFNVDTSLLSGTKKGEWILVQGDVGIKKISEAEAKEFLALFREPSKIKNRGVKK, via the coding sequence ATGTGCTTTGGGATCCCCTGTAAAATTGAAAAAATTTCTAAAAATAAGGCCACCATAAAAAATGGTGGCAAGGTTTTTAATGTTGATACGTCGCTTTTATCGGGGACAAAGAAGGGAGAGTGGATATTGGTACAGGGAGATGTGGGGATTAAAAAAATTTCCGAAGCAGAAGCAAAGGAATTTTTGGCATTATTTCGTGAGCCTTCAAAAATAAAAAATAGAGGGGTTAAAAAATGA
- a CDS encoding DMT family transporter: MNINKKKGYLLVLGTAIISGVSIFINQFGVKVINSDIFTGLKNIVVAVILLCLIFWFKEWKLLAKLKIKEWGVLVLIGLVGGSIPFLLFFKGLAATSGASTSFIHKTLFIYVIVLAVLVLKEKVSKNLVIGASLLLLGNIFLLKIFNGLQFGYGEFLVLVATLFWAAEQIISKKALENISPKIVAWGRMFFGFLFIFIFWTATGQMKLLGSMSVAELSWVWITAIFLLGYVLTWYAGLKYIPVSSAACVLALGAPITSLLEMAQKGIFDWQIFFGSLIIFLGVIVVVDLMSKFKKEKVLSFKV, encoded by the coding sequence ATGAACATTAATAAGAAGAAGGGATATTTGTTAGTTTTAGGAACAGCAATAATTTCCGGCGTTTCTATTTTTATAAATCAATTCGGTGTTAAAGTTATTAATTCAGATATTTTCACCGGCTTGAAAAATATAGTTGTGGCCGTAATTTTGTTGTGCTTAATTTTTTGGTTTAAGGAATGGAAGTTGTTGGCAAAATTGAAAATTAAAGAATGGGGGGTGTTGGTTTTAATCGGTTTGGTTGGCGGCAGTATTCCGTTTTTACTTTTTTTTAAGGGATTGGCCGCGACAAGCGGGGCGAGTACATCTTTTATCCATAAAACTTTATTTATTTATGTAATTGTTTTAGCGGTGTTAGTTTTGAAAGAAAAAGTAAGTAAAAATTTAGTGATTGGTGCTTCATTGCTTCTTTTGGGCAACATATTTCTTTTGAAAATTTTTAATGGATTACAATTCGGGTATGGTGAGTTTTTAGTTTTAGTTGCTACGTTATTTTGGGCGGCAGAACAAATTATTTCTAAAAAAGCATTGGAGAATATTTCTCCAAAAATTGTTGCTTGGGGCAGAATGTTTTTTGGATTTTTATTTATTTTTATTTTTTGGACGGCGACCGGGCAGATGAAACTGCTCGGAAGTATGAGCGTGGCAGAGTTAAGTTGGGTCTGGATAACGGCGATTTTCCTCTTGGGCTATGTTTTAACCTGGTATGCCGGTTTAAAATATATCCCGGTTTCTTCGGCGGCCTGCGTTCTCGCGCTTGGCGCGCCGATAACGAGTTTACTTGAAATGGCGCAGAAAGGAATTTTTGATTGGCAAATTTTCTTTGGTAGCTTGATAATATTTTTGGGGGTGATTGTCGTCGTAGATTTGATGTCAAAATTTAAAAAAGAAAAAGTTTTGAGTTTTAAGGTTTGA